From the Plodia interpunctella isolate USDA-ARS_2022_Savannah chromosome 5, ilPloInte3.2, whole genome shotgun sequence genome, one window contains:
- the LOC128669801 gene encoding small G protein signaling modulator 3 homolog: MDLAKSLFTSRDHEGYVGREDHERKINAALADDDPEDVIDAIRGLNIADELLPSPGGPFSALTSSMVPQDIMAKLAQPESEGLSGGLPDYRFDEFGFCVEEEDGPEQNSNKLLANAFVEDDQHRLQWEFFSKEINFSEGDGKLEKTDKLQKMVKDGVPHSLRPQVWMHLCGANKKRATTEITYHEIVRASSDDGLVTSKQIEKDLVQILPNNMCFSHPTSTGVPRLRRILRALAWLYPDIGYCQGTGMIAASLLLLMEEEDAFWIMCTTVEDLLPASYYSSTLIGIQADQKVLRSLISTYLPGIDQVLNAHDIELSLITMHWFLTLYANIVHMKILLRIWDLFFLDGSIVLFKVTLAMLKIRENRFTEISNSAQIFNALSDIPGEIDDVDLLIKTIDEVCGDTLSPALIDTHRRRHLAYLMADQGALVGNPSAVPNLPKQQLQRRQIKRSKSVIQTILFGDDSNNEDAISKNVKQTEILVDLREAILQVARHFLALEPQLASEILLTADYTMQSHAADRERYVNVSKSKRRRAKALLDFERRDGDELGFRKNDVIEVISSRDEHCWIGELNGLRGWFPARFVKLLDEKGVKYSRAGDDSVTEKAAHLVRGVLAPAFKRVLLHGIKRPSFLDGPCHPWLFIEEASSREVEKDFNSVYSRLVLCKTYRLDEDGKVLTPEELLYRCVQAINLSHDNAHAQMDVKLRTLICMGLNEEALHLWLEVLCSCVDVVQKWYHPWSFINSPGWVQIKCELRILSQFGFNLNPDWELPLKKDTQNQPLKEGVRDMLVKHHLFSWDL; encoded by the coding sequence ATGGATCTcgcaaaatcattatttacttCAAGAGATCATGAGGGCTACGTGGGCCGAGAAGATCACGAGCGAAAAATTAATGCTGCTCTCGCCGATGATGACCCAGAAGATGTAATTGATGCTATACGTGGCCTAAATATTGCTGATGAACTTCTTCCTTCACCTGGTGGACCTTTCTCAGCTCTAACTTCAAGTATGGTCCCTCAAGACATTATGGCTAAATTAGCACAGCCAGAATCAGAAGGTCTCAGTGGAGGTCTGCCCGACTACAGATTTGACGAATTTGGGTTTTGTGTAGAGGAAGAAGACGGACCAGAGCAAAATTCCAATAAGCTTTTGGCTAATGCGTTCGTTGAAGATGATCAACACCGTCTTCAGTGGGAATTTTTCAGCAAAGAGATAAATTTTTCAGAAGGAGAtggaaaattagaaaaaactGACAAACTACAAAAAATGGTTAAAGATGGTGTACCACATTCACTTCGTCCGCAAGTTTGGATGCATCTTTGTGGAGCAAATAAGAAAAGAGCAACCACAGAAATAACATATCATGAAATTGTAAGGGCTTCTAGTGATGATGGGTTAGTAACTAGTAAACAGATTGAAAAAGATTTAGTCCAAATATTACCAAACAATATGTGTTTTTCACATCCTACCAGTACTGGAGTGCCAAGACTGCGCAGAATTTTAAGAGCCTTAGCATGGCTTTACCCTGACATAGGATATTGTCAAGGTACTGGAATGATAGCAGCTTCTCTTTTGCTATTGATGGAAGAAGAAGATGCATTTTGGATTATGTGTACAACAGTGGAAGATCTTTTGCCGGCCTCATATTACTCTTCTACTTTAATTGGCATTCAAGCAGATCAAAAAGTTCTAAGAAGTTTAATATCTACATATTTGCCTGGTATAGATCAAGTGTTGAATGCTCATGATATAGAACTCTCTCTCATTACAATGCATTGGTTCTTAACCCTTTATGCTAATATTGTccatatgaaaatattgttacgaATATGGGATTTATTTTTCCTAGATGGTTCTATAGTATTGTTCAAGGTTACACTAGCAATGCTAAAGATAAGAGAAAACAGATTCACTGAAATATCTAATTCAGCTCAAATTTTTAATGCACTATCTGATATACCTGGAGAAATTGATGATGTAGATCTGTTGATCAAAACTATAGATGAAGTTTGTGGAGACACACTAAGCCCAGCATTAATAGACACTCACCGTAGAAGACACCTGGCTTATCTGATGGCAGATCAAGGAGCCCTCGTTGGAAATCCAAGTGCAGTCCCCAATCTCCCTAAGCAGCAATTACAAAGACGCCAAATAAAAAGAAGCAAGTCAGTTATACAAACAATCCTCTTTGGAGATGATAGTAATAATGAAGATgcaatttcaaaaaatgttaagcAAACGGAAATACTTGTTGATTTAAGAGAAGCCATCTTACAGGTAGCTCGGCATTTTTTAGCTTTAGAACCACAGTTAGCTTCAGAAATTTTACTTACAGCTGATTATACTATGCAGAGTCATGCCGCAGATCGTGAAAGATATGTAAATGTATCCAAAAGCAAAAGGCGCAGAGCCAAAGCATTGCTAGATTTTGAACGAAGAGATGGTGATGAACTTGGATTCAGAAAAAATGATGTTATAGAAGTCATCAGTTCTAGAGATGAACATTGCTGGATTGGTGAATTGAATGGCCTAAGAGGGTGGTTTCCAGCTagatttgtaaaattactaGATGAAAAAGGAGTAAAATACAGTAGAGCTGGTGATGATTCTGTTACAGAAAAGGCTGCTCATCTTGTAAGAGGTGTCCTCGCTCCAGCTTTCAAAAGGGTATTACTGCACGGAATTAAAAGACCCAGTTTTCTGGATGGCCCATGTCACCCTTGGCTTTTTATTGAAGAAGCTTCTTCTCGGGAGGTTGAAAAGGACTTTAATTCTGTGTATAGTCGATTAGTTCTCTGTAAGACATACAGATTAGATGAAGATGGGAAGGTCCTTACACCTGAAGAGTTGCTGTATAGATGTGTTCAGGCCATCAATTTATCACATGATAATGCTCATGCTCAAATGGATGTCAAATTACGTACACTGATTTGCATGGGACTGAATGAAGAAGCCTTACATCTATGGCTTGAAGTTTTATGTTCATGTGTTGATGTGGTTCAAAAGTGGTATCACCCATGGTCCTTCATAAATTCTCCAGGATGGGtgcaaataaaatgtgaattgAGAATTCTTTCTCAATTTGGTTTTAATTTGAACCCAGATTGGGAGTTGCCTTTGAAAAAAGATACACAAAATCAACCTCTAAAGGAAGGTGTCAGGGATATGCTTGTTAAGCATCACCTATTTTCATGGGACTTGTAA
- the RpLP1 gene encoding large ribosomal subunit protein P1, producing the protein MASKAELACVYSALILVDDDVAVTGEKISTILKAAAVDVEPYWPGLFAKALEGVNVRELITNIGSGVGAAPAAGAAPAAAAAAPAAEAAKEEKKEEEPEESDDDMGFGLFD; encoded by the exons atggcatCAAAGGCTGAATTAGCTTGCGTTTACTCCGCTCTCATCCttgttgatgatgatgtcgCAGTCACT GGTGAGAAAATCTCGACCATCCTAAAGGCGGCTGCCGTTGACGTCGAGCCATACTGGCCCGGTTTGTTCGCCAAAGCCCTGGAGGGTGTGAACGTGAGGGAGCTGATTACTAACATCGGATCCGGCGTGGGTGCTGCGCCTGCGGCCGGAGCAGCGCCTGCCGCGGCCGCTGCTGCACCTGCTGCTGAAGCGGCTAaggaagaaaagaaagaagaagaacCTGAAGAGTCTGATGATGACATGGGTTTCG GTCTCTTCGACTAA
- the mRpS14 gene encoding small ribosomal subunit protein uS14m, translating into MNSNISTLTKFVWKSQSIAGFGYQQVRNKWANWMMIRDVKRRRMSAENFLERTRVNALRKNDVLPVEIRELADKDINKFEMNAIPMRINNRCVVTSRPRGIVKEWRMSRIVWRHLADYNKLSGVQRAMWG; encoded by the exons atgaattcaaatatttcaactcttacaaaatttgtatggaaGTCTCAATCTATTGCCGGCTTTGGG TATCAAcaagtaagaaataaatggGCTAATTGGATGATGATAAGAGATGTTAAAAGAAGACGAATGAGTGCTGAAAACTTCCTTGAGAGGACAAGAGTCAATGCTTTGAGAAAAAATGATGTGCTTCCAGTAGAAATACGAGAATTAGCTGACaaggacataaataaatttgaaatgaacGCCATACCAATGAGGATCAATAATAGATGTGTGGTTACTTCCAG GCCCAGAGGTATAGTCAAAGAATGGAGAATGAGCCGTATTGTGTGGAGGCACTTGGCAGACTACAACAAACTCTCAGGAGTGCAAAGAGCGATGTGGGGCTAG